The Blautia hydrogenotrophica DSM 10507 genome window below encodes:
- the dhaL gene encoding dihydroxyacetone kinase subunit DhaL — protein MNARQVQQMFLCVAEKMVASEEFLTEIDNKIGDGDHGIGMAIGFKGVYQELENKTYTYVNEVFHAIGMTMLCVMGGASGVLFGTVFISGIVNYPEKKEFVLEDFANIYVKSLNALKKRGKAQVGDKTMIDALEPACLGLKKAAEEGKSLHEGFAYAAAEAKRGMEYTKECKARFGRAKYYGEKAIGLQDAGATSVYLIFQAMSDWVNENISKEA, from the coding sequence ATGAACGCAAGACAGGTTCAGCAGATGTTTCTCTGTGTGGCGGAAAAGATGGTGGCCAGCGAGGAATTTCTCACAGAGATCGACAATAAGATTGGAGATGGAGACCATGGTATCGGCATGGCCATCGGCTTTAAAGGGGTATATCAGGAGCTAGAAAATAAGACTTATACTTATGTCAATGAAGTGTTCCACGCGATCGGCATGACCATGCTCTGTGTGATGGGAGGAGCGTCGGGAGTGCTGTTTGGCACGGTATTTATCAGCGGAATTGTAAATTATCCGGAGAAAAAAGAATTTGTACTGGAGGATTTCGCGAATATATATGTGAAATCCTTGAACGCGCTGAAAAAAAGAGGAAAGGCCCAGGTGGGAGACAAGACCATGATAGACGCTTTGGAACCGGCATGCCTTGGGCTAAAAAAGGCAGCAGAGGAGGGAAAAAGTCTTCATGAAGGGTTCGCATACGCGGCAGCGGAAGCGAAGCGAGGTATGGAATACACGAAGGAGTGTAAGGCTCGTTTTGGGCGTGCGAAATATTATGGAGAGAAAGCCATCGGTCTTCAGGATGCGGGGGCTACGTCTGTGTACTTGATTTTCCAGGCAATGTCAGACTGGGTGAACGAGAATATTTCCAAGGAGGCGTGA
- a CDS encoding 1-phosphofructokinase family hexose kinase, translating into MIGTITMNPCMDKTLTISDFTYGGMNRVTEKRADPSGKGVNISIALTQIGVPVRTLGLEYANGSEEFRETLEQLGVCYESLVVPGTLRENNKVYDTKTKVTTELNQKGDFVSEEALKRFDKFLDSVLGELDILVITGSVPQGVEKDYYYKLIQRANERRVKCILDAEGDLMLEGLKANPYLIKPNLYEFQMAFGLKTKEQKAILEICDKIIAQGVEIVCLSMGGDGAMIVNSQEAYICKPTPIDVKSTAGAGDSLVAGMCIAMEEGRDLGTMLRYGVSVAQGSLVREGTQLCTKENFEYFREIVKVEKIR; encoded by the coding sequence ATGATTGGAACAATTACGATGAATCCATGCATGGACAAAACTTTGACAATCAGTGATTTTACATATGGGGGAATGAACCGTGTGACGGAAAAAAGGGCGGACCCCTCAGGAAAAGGTGTAAATATTTCCATTGCTTTGACACAGATTGGGGTACCGGTGCGCACTTTAGGATTGGAGTATGCCAATGGGAGTGAAGAATTTCGAGAGACGCTAGAGCAGCTGGGCGTTTGCTACGAGAGCTTAGTGGTTCCAGGAACGCTACGAGAGAACAATAAAGTATATGACACGAAGACGAAAGTCACAACAGAACTAAACCAAAAAGGAGACTTTGTCTCGGAGGAAGCACTGAAGCGTTTTGATAAGTTCTTGGACAGTGTGCTGGGAGAGCTGGACATCTTAGTGATTACGGGCAGTGTGCCCCAGGGTGTGGAAAAGGATTACTATTATAAGCTGATTCAGCGCGCCAATGAAAGAAGAGTAAAATGCATTTTGGATGCGGAAGGAGATTTGATGCTAGAAGGACTAAAGGCAAACCCCTATCTAATTAAGCCGAATCTCTATGAATTTCAGATGGCTTTTGGACTGAAGACCAAGGAACAGAAAGCTATCTTGGAGATCTGTGACAAGATTATTGCCCAGGGTGTTGAGATTGTCTGTCTGTCCATGGGAGGAGATGGAGCGATGATTGTAAACAGCCAGGAAGCCTATATCTGCAAGCCTACTCCTATTGATGTAAAGAGCACAGCCGGGGCCGGGGATTCTCTGGTGGCAGGTATGTGTATTGCTATGGAAGAAGGAAGAGATTTAGGAACGATGCTTCGGTATGGGGTGTCGGTGGCTCAAGGTTCTTTGGTTCGCGAGGGAACACAGCTGTGTACGAAAGAAAATTTTGAATATTTTAGAGAAATTGTGAAGGTGGAAAAGATCAGGTAA
- a CDS encoding substrate-binding domain-containing protein has protein sequence MKKKLLSAILCTAMVSTLFVGCGGGNDSADTSADAETTEKTEESADAGSGSHKCGFVVGSFEHVFYQTIRDGIESKAKELGMEAIVTDAELDPNIATNKVQDLTAQGCEAIALSCNDAAGVKPAIENADAEGVAMFTFDCSTDSEAINCFVGTDNYKGGQLGGQELLKYSEDGDTVGIICYPTASSCLDRQNGALDVLKDEDRTVVYDNDYQGDANKAQEIMENMLTANPDMAAVFCVGDPAATGALAAIKAAGSDCKIIGFDGNPEAKEAISDTEGNGKWWVSEIAQNPTLIGETIVEQMQKYLDEGKVDAAEIPIDPYVIDASNVADEM, from the coding sequence ATGAAGAAAAAATTACTCAGTGCAATTCTTTGCACAGCAATGGTATCTACTTTGTTCGTGGGATGTGGCGGCGGAAATGATTCCGCAGATACCAGTGCAGATGCAGAAACCACAGAAAAAACTGAAGAATCAGCAGATGCAGGCAGCGGAAGCCATAAGTGCGGATTTGTAGTAGGTTCTTTCGAGCATGTATTTTATCAGACAATTCGTGACGGCATTGAGAGCAAGGCAAAAGAGCTGGGTATGGAAGCAATCGTGACAGATGCAGAGTTGGACCCGAACATTGCTACAAATAAAGTTCAGGATCTGACTGCTCAGGGATGTGAGGCAATCGCTCTTTCTTGTAATGACGCTGCTGGTGTAAAACCTGCAATTGAGAATGCTGACGCTGAGGGTGTTGCGATGTTTACTTTCGACTGTAGTACAGATTCCGAAGCGATCAATTGTTTCGTTGGTACTGATAACTATAAAGGTGGACAGTTGGGAGGCCAGGAGCTGTTGAAATACAGTGAAGATGGAGATACCGTAGGTATCATTTGCTATCCGACTGCTTCTTCCTGCCTGGACAGACAGAACGGTGCGCTGGATGTTCTGAAAGACGAAGATCGTACTGTAGTTTATGACAATGACTACCAGGGTGATGCCAATAAGGCTCAGGAGATCATGGAAAATATGTTGACTGCTAACCCGGATATGGCTGCGGTATTCTGCGTAGGAGACCCGGCAGCTACAGGTGCTCTGGCTGCAATCAAAGCAGCGGGCTCTGACTGTAAGATTATCGGTTTCGACGGCAACCCAGAGGCAAAGGAGGCAATCTCTGATACCGAAGGAAATGGAAAATGGTGGGTATCTGAGATCGCTCAGAATCCAACTCTGATTGGTGAGACAATCGTTGAGCAGATGCAGAAATACCTGGATGAGGGTAAAGTTGACGCTGCTGAGATTCCGATTGACCCATATGTAATTGATGCCAGCAACGTAGCTGACGAGATGTAA
- a CDS encoding sugar ABC transporter ATP-binding protein: MEPILQVKHISKVFPGVKALTDVTADFYPGEVHTLVGENGAGKSTLIKIISGVYTPTEGEVILEGKKMDFHTPGQAIDAGITVIHQELSIANHLSVAENIFLGCEPKKKNGLLDRKKMERDAQEVLDFMKVDLKATALAGRLNAAQQQMIEIAKVITKNSKVVIMDEPTSSLSEKEIDALFTQVKMLKEKNVAIIYITHRLKELTEICERVTVLRDGCKVDTMMVADVTEKDIVASMVGREMGDYYNKEEHTRGREMLRVENLCQKGVFENISFTAYAGEIVGFSGLVGAGRTEVMEAIFGATKIDSGKIFVEGKEVQIHNPREAIALNIGLVTEDRRRTGLLLKKKIKENIALPSLPNHCRKGGFLDDKWETEVSEDYMKKLKIKAPNIHTILNTLSGGNQQKVILAKWLVADSKILILDEPTRGIDVNARSEFYTLMNEFVDNGGCIIMISSEMPEILGVADRVIVMREGKISGELTREEANEQSIIGLASITSDAS; encoded by the coding sequence ATGGAGCCGATTTTACAAGTAAAACATATTAGTAAAGTTTTCCCCGGCGTAAAAGCTCTGACGGATGTAACGGCCGATTTTTACCCGGGTGAAGTACATACACTGGTTGGTGAAAACGGTGCCGGTAAATCCACTTTGATAAAGATCATTTCCGGTGTATATACACCTACAGAGGGTGAGGTAATTCTAGAAGGAAAGAAAATGGATTTTCACACTCCGGGTCAAGCGATTGATGCAGGCATTACTGTTATTCATCAGGAGCTTAGTATTGCAAACCACCTATCTGTGGCAGAAAATATCTTCTTGGGATGCGAGCCGAAGAAGAAAAATGGTCTGTTAGACCGCAAGAAAATGGAGAGAGATGCCCAGGAAGTTTTGGATTTCATGAAAGTTGATCTGAAAGCTACGGCACTTGCAGGTAGGTTAAATGCAGCTCAACAGCAGATGATTGAGATCGCCAAAGTAATCACAAAGAATTCTAAAGTGGTTATTATGGATGAGCCTACTTCATCTCTGTCGGAAAAAGAAATTGATGCATTGTTTACTCAAGTGAAAATGCTCAAGGAGAAGAACGTAGCGATTATTTACATCACTCATCGACTGAAAGAGCTGACAGAAATCTGTGAGCGTGTGACAGTACTTCGAGATGGATGTAAAGTAGATACTATGATGGTGGCGGACGTGACGGAGAAAGATATCGTGGCCAGCATGGTAGGCCGCGAGATGGGTGACTACTATAATAAAGAGGAGCATACCCGCGGAAGGGAAATGCTCAGAGTCGAGAATCTCTGTCAGAAGGGTGTGTTTGAGAATATCTCCTTTACTGCTTATGCAGGTGAGATCGTGGGCTTTTCTGGTCTAGTAGGTGCAGGACGTACAGAGGTTATGGAAGCGATCTTTGGAGCAACAAAGATTGATTCCGGCAAAATCTTCGTGGAAGGCAAAGAGGTTCAGATTCATAATCCGAGAGAGGCTATTGCTTTGAATATCGGTCTGGTAACGGAAGACCGTCGCCGCACCGGTTTGTTGCTGAAGAAAAAGATCAAAGAAAACATTGCATTACCGAGTCTACCAAACCACTGTAGGAAGGGTGGATTTTTGGATGATAAATGGGAGACCGAAGTCAGCGAAGATTATATGAAAAAGCTGAAGATCAAAGCTCCGAATATTCATACAATACTGAATACTCTGTCTGGAGGTAATCAGCAGAAAGTAATTCTTGCAAAATGGCTGGTGGCGGATTCTAAGATTTTGATTTTGGACGAACCTACCCGTGGTATCGACGTAAATGCAAGATCTGAGTTCTATACGTTGATGAATGAATTCGTAGACAATGGAGGATGCATTATCATGATTTCCTCTGAAATGCCGGAGATTTTAGGAGTTGCTGACCGCGTGATTGTGATGCGGGAAGGTAAAATCAGCGGCGAGCTGACCCGTGAGGAGGCCAATGAGCAATCGATCATCGGTCTGGCCAGTATCACCAGCGACGCGAGCTGA
- a CDS encoding ABC transporter permease has protein sequence MDKVKKWISENVVIVVLILLCIGFGVGNPTFITPQNIINVLSQMCINALLASGLVYVIILGGIDISVGSVVGLSGVCAALVGLKFFPNMGIPTALAVLILTGLVMGAIIGGFNGLMIAKFKVVPMIATLAMLSIARGLAYIVSGGQPVYGLPNSFAFLGANRLIKTEGMPNGIIPVGVIFTIIIVAIMHIILSKTVFGRHVYACGSNPNVAHLSGINVPKVTLICHMLCGITAAMGGVLMASKLQNGQPAGGDAYEMYAIASTVLGGTSLTGGSGSVARAMFGAAVIAVINNGMNLMQISSYWQKVVIGIIILLAVILDMAQQNKGKN, from the coding sequence ATGGATAAAGTAAAGAAGTGGATCAGCGAGAACGTCGTGATCGTTGTGTTGATTTTATTGTGTATTGGTTTTGGGGTAGGAAATCCGACTTTTATTACTCCCCAGAATATTATTAACGTATTGTCCCAGATGTGTATCAACGCTCTGTTGGCGTCTGGTCTGGTGTATGTAATTATCTTAGGTGGAATTGATATTTCCGTCGGTTCCGTGGTTGGTCTGTCTGGTGTCTGTGCTGCTTTGGTGGGATTGAAGTTTTTCCCAAACATGGGAATTCCGACTGCTCTGGCAGTTCTAATATTGACAGGTCTTGTGATGGGTGCTATCATTGGTGGGTTCAATGGATTGATGATTGCAAAATTTAAAGTAGTACCGATGATTGCTACACTGGCAATGTTGAGTATTGCTAGGGGTCTTGCCTATATCGTGTCTGGCGGTCAGCCTGTGTATGGTCTTCCCAACAGCTTTGCTTTCTTAGGAGCAAACCGTCTGATCAAGACAGAGGGTATGCCCAATGGTATTATTCCTGTGGGAGTGATCTTCACGATTATTATTGTGGCGATTATGCATATCATTCTGTCAAAAACTGTGTTTGGACGTCATGTGTATGCCTGCGGAAGTAATCCAAACGTAGCACACTTGAGTGGTATCAATGTACCAAAAGTGACTTTGATCTGTCATATGCTCTGCGGTATCACGGCAGCTATGGGCGGTGTGCTGATGGCTTCAAAATTGCAGAATGGTCAGCCGGCCGGAGGTGATGCGTATGAGATGTACGCGATTGCGTCCACGGTATTGGGCGGAACTTCATTGACAGGTGGAAGCGGTTCGGTAGCGCGTGCAATGTTCGGAGCGGCTGTCATCGCGGTAATCAATAATGGTATGAACCTGATGCAGATCTCTTCCTATTGGCAGAAGGTCGTAATCGGTATCATCATTTTGTTGGCAGTAATTCTGGATATGGCACAGCAGAATAAGGGCAAAAACTAA
- a CDS encoding ROK family protein, whose product MSKYYLIMDIGGTKTTGALFTEDGKIVDDYTYVSKSPTFEGKEAVYQNTRGVLDHIVERFQVDLKDVLGIGVGCPGPLDSRKGIIIHAPLMRWKNFPLVERLSHDFQLPVALDNDGNLGALAEQRCGVAKGLDNVMYMTVSTGCGGGLVINGEIYHGKHDGAGEVGHMSIDPEGLDCPCGGKGCFELYASGTAMNRRMREDMAAGKKSMVFELAQHDPKKIEGRLLTEAAEKGDTYALAFFKQQAYYLGVGISNLFNLYDPEVLVLGGGVTKAKAFYHDEMMRVIRSRCLQPVEDDSIRYSVMNDRVVLYGAYHLIKDKLNH is encoded by the coding sequence ATGAGTAAATATTATCTGATTATGGATATCGGTGGGACAAAGACGACAGGTGCTTTGTTCACGGAAGATGGAAAGATTGTAGATGACTATACCTATGTCTCCAAGTCTCCTACTTTTGAGGGGAAGGAGGCAGTATATCAGAATACCAGAGGTGTTTTGGACCATATTGTCGAGAGATTCCAAGTGGATTTAAAAGACGTGTTGGGGATCGGTGTGGGATGTCCGGGACCTTTGGATTCCAGAAAAGGGATTATCATCCATGCACCGTTGATGCGGTGGAAGAACTTTCCGTTGGTGGAACGTCTGTCCCATGATTTTCAGCTTCCTGTTGCACTGGACAACGACGGAAATTTAGGCGCGTTGGCAGAGCAGCGCTGCGGAGTGGCAAAAGGATTGGACAATGTCATGTATATGACAGTCAGCACTGGATGCGGCGGCGGACTAGTCATTAACGGCGAAATCTATCATGGCAAGCATGACGGAGCCGGAGAGGTGGGACATATGTCCATTGATCCGGAAGGGCTGGATTGTCCTTGCGGTGGAAAAGGTTGTTTTGAACTCTATGCATCTGGAACGGCAATGAACCGCCGGATGCGGGAGGACATGGCGGCAGGTAAGAAAAGTATGGTGTTCGAACTGGCACAGCATGACCCGAAAAAGATAGAGGGACGGCTGCTGACAGAAGCTGCTGAAAAAGGAGATACCTATGCGCTGGCATTTTTTAAACAGCAGGCCTATTATCTAGGTGTGGGAATTTCCAATCTTTTCAACCTGTACGACCCGGAGGTGTTGGTTCTGGGTGGTGGTGTCACGAAGGCAAAGGCGTTCTACCACGATGAGATGATGAGAGTGATTCGAAGCCGCTGTTTGCAGCCGGTAGAGGATGATTCGATTCGTTATTCTGTTATGAATGATCGCGTTGTTCTTTACGGTGCTTACCATCTGATCAAAGATAAACTTAATCATTAA
- a CDS encoding class II fructose-bisphosphate aldolase gives MALVTLKEILAGTRAGHYAVGGFNFNGYEDAQGIINGAVAKNSPVILMASMGAVKYIGLHQVAGMVKGMAESVDIPVCLHLDHATDYDLIKEAIKCGFTSVMVDASAKSYEDNIADSKMIVDFAKQYGCSVEAELGKVGGKEENIVVEDASAAFTDPDDVPRFVSETGIDALAVAIGTVHGFYKSEPKLDFPRLQKIVEITDCPLVLHGGSGVPVEDFKKCVQMGMSKINVGTELKATYSNAVRAAVAANPESEFDPRKYVGPVKDACAKVVEGKIDIFGSANKAF, from the coding sequence ATGGCATTAGTAACATTAAAAGAAATCTTAGCAGGTACAAGAGCAGGACATTACGCAGTTGGAGGATTTAACTTCAATGGCTATGAAGACGCACAAGGAATTATCAATGGTGCAGTTGCAAAGAACTCTCCAGTTATTTTGATGGCTTCTATGGGAGCTGTAAAATATATCGGACTGCATCAGGTGGCAGGAATGGTAAAGGGAATGGCAGAGTCTGTTGATATTCCAGTTTGCTTGCACTTAGACCATGCGACAGATTATGATCTGATCAAAGAGGCAATCAAATGTGGATTTACTTCTGTCATGGTAGATGCTTCCGCGAAGAGTTATGAAGATAATATTGCAGATTCTAAAATGATTGTTGATTTTGCAAAACAGTATGGCTGCTCCGTAGAGGCAGAGCTGGGCAAAGTAGGCGGAAAAGAAGAAAATATCGTGGTTGAGGATGCTTCTGCGGCATTTACAGATCCAGATGATGTTCCAAGATTTGTGAGCGAGACTGGCATTGATGCCTTGGCAGTTGCGATCGGAACGGTTCATGGTTTTTACAAGAGTGAGCCGAAGTTGGATTTCCCGAGATTGCAGAAGATCGTTGAGATTACAGATTGCCCGCTGGTACTGCATGGAGGTTCTGGTGTTCCAGTTGAAGATTTCAAGAAATGTGTGCAGATGGGTATGAGCAAGATTAACGTAGGAACAGAGTTAAAAGCGACTTATTCCAATGCAGTACGTGCAGCAGTTGCAGCAAATCCAGAAAGTGAGTTCGATCCGAGAAAATATGTTGGTCCGGTAAAAGATGCTTGTGCAAAAGTAGTGGAAGGTAAGATTGATATCTTCGGAAGTGCGAATAAAGCATTCTAA
- a CDS encoding 6-phosphofructokinase codes for MNIAVITSGGDSPGMNPCVAQVVKNATALGYKVYGYRRGFLGIRDEDYIELFPEDVTGWYKQGGTILRTGRFPELKERSWQEKLVANLKENEIDALIVIGGDGSFNGALKLHEVDSSINIIGIPGTIDNNIYGSDYTLGFDTALNTQVRYIDGMTDTGLAMPGRVFFVETLGAWDGYLAHSSVLMGMADFSVLVEKPMSNEEICRKVKKLMENPKKDYVLVTFAEGTYQTIEAANYVREKLGLNVKCNLLGFTQRGGVPTATDRIHAAGFAKYAVNAVAQGISNKYVVYKNGEYSYMDIQMASNKKQFDWFEL; via the coding sequence ATGAACATAGCTGTGATAACAAGCGGTGGTGATTCACCGGGGATGAATCCCTGTGTGGCTCAGGTGGTGAAGAATGCCACAGCTCTGGGATATAAAGTATACGGATACCGCAGAGGTTTTCTGGGAATCAGAGATGAGGACTACATAGAACTTTTTCCAGAGGATGTGACCGGATGGTATAAGCAGGGAGGAACGATCCTGAGAACTGGGCGTTTTCCAGAGTTAAAAGAGAGAAGCTGGCAGGAAAAGCTGGTGGCGAATCTTAAGGAAAATGAAATCGATGCATTGATTGTCATAGGTGGAGATGGCTCTTTTAATGGGGCACTGAAACTCCATGAGGTGGATTCCTCTATTAATATTATCGGAATTCCAGGGACGATAGACAACAATATTTATGGTAGCGATTATACGCTTGGATTTGACACTGCTTTGAATACGCAGGTGCGTTATATTGATGGTATGACAGACACCGGGCTTGCGATGCCGGGAAGAGTATTTTTTGTGGAAACTCTGGGGGCATGGGACGGTTATCTTGCACACAGTTCTGTCTTGATGGGAATGGCGGATTTCAGTGTTCTGGTGGAAAAACCGATGAGTAATGAGGAGATTTGCCGAAAGGTCAAGAAACTGATGGAAAATCCAAAGAAGGACTATGTATTGGTGACTTTTGCCGAGGGAACTTATCAGACGATTGAGGCGGCGAACTATGTGAGAGAAAAGCTGGGGCTAAACGTCAAGTGTAATCTCTTAGGTTTTACGCAAAGAGGCGGTGTTCCCACTGCGACAGACCGAATTCATGCCGCTGGTTTTGCAAAATATGCGGTAAATGCGGTTGCACAGGGGATAT